CGGCAAATAAATCTGCAAAAACAAAACTCATTGCTATTTTTAAATCTCTACCACTACTTACTATACACGCTATTAATTTGTCAAATCAAAGTTTAGCGCTCATATTATACAGCTTAGGGTAAGGTATTGCCGAAATGGTGGCGGCTCAAATATTTAATGCCAGAAGTGAAAACAGTCTGTCTATTTATCAGTAGCGAAATTAGGACTTTTGTTTACTGGCAGTTCCAACTTTGAATCAAGCATTATGTTTCAGTCTGCAATACATTACATACAACTATAACAAACTAGACCTACCATGCTATAGGGTTAAAATCATCATCATTGGCGATCGCCGTGTTCTAAGGCAATATCTCAAAATAATCACAATGCCTAGGTCGCATAATCGAAAAATCACGGCGATCCAAAGTTAAAACGCGGGTGATTCTTAATCTTTCAGCGATCGCCACAATTACCGCATCAACAAAATCAAGTTGACTATCAGCATACTGCTCTAAAATTTGATTAACTCGTTCCAAATCTTTTGCTGTCATCGATTCTATTTGAACCCCACTAACAACCAAATTAGCAATAAATTTCCGCATCGCCTGATGTCCTAACCTTGAAGCAATCAAATAACAAACTTCAGGCAAAACGACACTAGGCAGCAGTAATGGCTCATTGATACTTTGCACTACAGACAGAACGCGATCGTGATTACGATCTGTTAAATCCGTTAGAGCAAACAGAAAGCTAGTATCAAGTACAACAGTTATCCTTGTTCATCTGCATGAAGACTCCAACCACGAATCGGATTTACTTCACTTGCTAAAATCTCTTCATCCCTCTCCGAAACATCTTTTTCATTGGAAGCACCCAATCCAGCAATTGACAGTAAAAAACTGTTATGAGGTTGTGCTGTTTTTGTTTCAACAGCCTTGTAGCGAAGATAGCCAATAAAACTAACAAGCTCAGAGAAAGCATCCTCTGGCAAGTTATCAATTACTTCAATAATCTGTTGCCGCGTTGGAGTTAGGGTATTCATAAGCAAACATGAAAAAGATGCTCATTACATTTTAGCTGCAAGATGTGGTAAACCACTTGCAAGATCTTCATCTAAAACCACGATATTCAGTCTTTTAGCTTCACTACTCTAATCTTTCAGCAAGCCAAAACTTTATTACAGATTGACGATCTACGTCTAACCTTACCGACTCTCTATCAAGGGCAGCAATCATCCACTGTGGTAAATTGACAGAAACAGACTGAGTTTCTAAAGCAGGACGTTTCAAAGTAGATAGATCAAATAAATCTAAGACATCGCCAATTCAAACTTTTTATCCAACTCTTCAGCTTTCATATAGCTTTACCTCATTGTTGCGCGATCGCCCTACCATGAAGCAGGTTTAAAATCGTCATCATTGGCGATCGCCACACCATCACCCGAAGGCTTAATCACAAACAAACCTTGACGATAAGCATAACGATCTATCCCTTCATTAATCTCAATCCCTGCCACAGCACCATAGGCTTTAAAGTTGCGATAATGGGGAAATGAATCTTTAAATCGTATTAGCTTCTCAACAAACTCATCCACATCATCCTTTGATAAACGTGACTTACATTCCACTAGGACTAACTCAGTGTCATCGACAGCTAGTATGTCAATTTCCATTGCAAATCCTTGACGCTTAGTTCTAGCGCGAGGATAGACTTCCTTTACATCAATTCCCTTCTCTTGAAATAGTCGTAATACCGCAGGTTCAACTAACTCTTCAACAAAACGTCCCCATCTTGTCGTCAGTGCTTCAACGGCTTTAGTAGTTCGATCCACTGTTTTTTTTAGTTCTGCCATACTGCGATCGGCTTCAGCTTTAGACTCAGCCATACGGCGATCATATTGCTCTTGAGATGCTTGGAATAACTTGTAAATGTCATCAATAGTTGTAGGGTTACTCATAAACTGCTTATTTGCTTAATCAAGTTTTTAACATCTAAATTATCACATAAAAAACAAGGGGCTTAAGCCCCTTGCCTCTTGTTATCTAGCTACCACCGATACGGGCGACATCGCGAGAATTGGCTTCAAAAGCAGCATTGAGTGCATCATCACCACTCAAACCATCTTCCAATGCTTCCTTAATTGCTTGCAAGACCCGTTTGTAATCCTTGGGCATTACCTTCACGAACTTAGGCGCGATCGCATTCCAATCAGCGAGAACCTTCGCACCCTTAGCGCTCTCCGTATAGTCAACGTGTTGTTGAATCAACTGCTTCAGATCCTTGATTTCTTCGGGATCTTCGAGAGATTCTAAGCCGACCATTGAGGTATTGCAACGGGTTGCGAAGTCGCCTGACTCATCGAGAATGTAGGCAACACCGCCACTCATACCCGCCGCAAAGTTCCGTCCTGTTAATCCGAGAACGACAACCTTACCACCAGTCATATATTCGCAGCCGTGATCGCCGATGCCTTCGACTACGGCATTTACGCCAGAGTTGCGAACTCCAAAGCGTTCGCCAGCGATGCCGCGAATGTAGACTTCGCCACTGGTTGCGCCGTAGAGAGCGACGTTGCCAGCGATCACGTTCTCTTCAGCGACAAAGGTAGAAGCTTTGTGAGGATAGAGAATGATCTTACCGCCGCTAAGTCCTTTACCGAGGTAGTCATTGGTATCACCTTCGAGTTCCATCGTCACACCAGAGGGAACGAACGCGCCAAAGCTTTGACCAGCCGTACCTTGGAAATGTAGATGCACGGTGTCATCGGGCAGTCCTTCCCAATGACGCTTGGTGATTTCGTTGCCGAGGATAGTTCCGACAGCGCGATTGATGTTCTTAATGGGAATAGTCTCTTGAACGGGTTCGCCATCAACGATCGCTGCTTGACATAAATCTAGCAACACAGTCATATCAAGGGATTTGTCTAATCCATGATCCTGTGGAATTTGGCAATAGCGCCCGACATCTTCACCAACTTCTGGTTGATAGAGAATCTTCGAGAAGTCTAAGCCTTTGGCTTTCCAATGTTCGACCGCTTGCTTCGCTTCGAGAACTTCAGTACGACCAACCATTTCATCGAGGGTACGGAAACCGAGTTTCGCCATCAGTTCACGGACTTCCATCGCGATGAAGGTCATGAAGTTGACAGTGTGTGCGGGATCGCCTGTGAATTTCTCGCGCAGTTGCGGGTCTTGAGTTGCCACGCCAACAGGACAGGTGTTGAGATGGCAGACGCGCATCATGATGCAGCCAAGGGTAACGAGGGGAGCAGTGGCAAAGCCAAACTCTTCTGCACCAAGTAAAGCGGCGATGACGACATCACGACCTGTTTTCATTTGTCCATCGGTTTCGACAACGATGCGGCTGCGGAGGTTGTTGAGAACGAGGGTTTGGTGGGTTTCGGCGAGTCCAAGCTCCCAAGGTAAGCCAGCGTGCTTGATCGAGGTTTGAGGTGATGCACCCGTGCCGCCATCGTAGCCAGAGATGAGGACGACATCAGCATGGGCTTTAGAAACCCCTGCGGCGATCGTGCCTACGCCCACTTCCGATACGAGCTTGACGCTGATACGGGCGGCGCGGTTAGCATTCTTGAGATCATGAATCAACTCGGCGAGATCTTCGATGGAGTAGATGTCATGGTGAGGTGGTGGTGAAATCAAGCCAACACCGGGGGTGGAGTGACGGACTTTGGCAATCCAAGGATAGACTTTCTTTCCAGGGAGTTGACCGCCTTCTCCCGGTTTCGCACCTTGAGCCATTTTGATTTGAATCTCTTTGGCTTGGGAGAGATAGAGACTAGTTACGCCGAAACGTCCAGAGGCAACCTGTTTGATGGCGCTATTTTTGGAATCGCCCTGCTCGTTTGTCCATGTGTAGCGATCGGGATCTTCACCGCCTTCGCCTGTGTTGGACTTACCGCCGATGCGATTCATGGCGATCGCCAAAGCCTCATGAGCTTCTTGCGAAATAGAACCATAGCTCATCGCGCCAGTTTTAAAGCGGCTTAAGATGGATTCAATTGGTTCTACTTCATCTATGGAAATAGATTCGCGAGCTTTGAAATCAAGCAAGCCACGCAGGGTGAAATGCTGTTGATTCTGTTCGTTGACAAGTGCCGAATATTTCTTGAACAGTTCATAGTTACCATCGCGTACTGCTTTTTGCAATGCGTGAATAGTTTCAGGGCTGAACAAGTGGGCTTCACCATCCTTGCGCCATTGATAATCACCACCGACATCGAGAGTATTGCCACTCGCAGGGCGATCGGGGAAGGCGTGGGTATGACGAGCGATCGCTTCTTTAGCGATTACTTCTAAATTAGCACCTTCGATGCGGGAGGCTGTCCAAGTAAAGTATTTCTTGATCACATCCTGATTGAGTCCGACAGCTTCAAAAATCTGAGCGCCGCGATAGCTTTGGATTGTGGAAATACCAATTTTGGAAGCAACTTTGGTTACGCCTTTAGTAGCTGACTTGATGAAGTTCTTGCAAGCGGTTTTGAACTCGACATTTACCAAGAGACGTTGATCGATCATGTCTTTGATCGTTTCAAACGCTAGGTAAGGATTAATTGCACCGCAACCATAGCCGATTAATAATGCAAAGTGGTGGACTTCCCTAGGTTCGCCAGATTCGAGGACTAGCCCGACTCTAGTACGAGTTCCTGTGCGGATGAGATGGTGATGCAATCCTGACACAGCCAATAATGCAGGAATTGGGGCATTGTCAGGATTCACGCCGCGATCGCTAAGTATCAAAATATTCACACCATCAGCGATCGCTTGATCTGCCTTTGTACAAATCTCAGTAATTGCTGCTTCTAATCCAGATACCCCAGACTTAGGAGCAAACAAAGTGGAAAGTGTAACTGATTTAAAACCACCTTCGTTAATATGCTTGAGTTTGGCAAATTCAGCATCACTAAGGATGGGAGTCTTTAGCTCAATCAAGTGACAGCTTTCTGGTTCAGGCTTGAGCAAATTCCGTTCAGCACCAATGGTAGTTTCCGCAGAAGTAATAATCTCTTCCCGAATAGAATCAATGGGGGGATTAGTTACCTGTGCGAATAGCTGTTGGAAATAATCGTAGAGTAGTTTCGGACGATTGGAAAGAACTGCTAAAGGAGTGTCAGCACCCATCGCACCCACAGCTTCCACACCATCCCGCGCCATTGGGGTTAGCAGCAAACGCAAATCCTCAAAGGAATAGCCAAAAGCCATTTGCTTCTGGGTTAAAGCTGTAGCTTCTGGTTCATTAGCAACGCCATCCTTGAGACTGGCAATTTCCACCATATGCTGATTAATCCATTCGCGATATGGATGTTCAGTGGCGATTTGATGCTTGATTTCTTCATCAGCAACAATCCGCCCTTCTTCCATATTTACAAGGAACATCCGCCCTGGTTGCAAACGACCTTTCGATTCAATCATTTCAGGTGAGATATCTAATACCCCTGCTTCCGAAGCGAAGATGACTAGATCATCCTTGGTGACGTAGTAGCGCGAAGGACGTAAACCATTGCGATCTAAGACTGCGCCGATCATTGTGCCATCGGTGAAGGCGATGGATGCGGGACCATCCCAAGGTTCCATCAAACAGGAATGGTATTCATAAAAGGCTTTCTTCTCGTCGCTCATGGACTCATGGGCTGTCCAAGGCTCAGGAATCATCATCATCACCGCATGAGGCAGCGATCGCCCTGCGAGTACGAGCAATTCCAAAGCGTTATCAAAAATTGTTGAGTCACTGCCCTCAATGTTAATAACTGGCTTGATCTTGGAAATATCATCGCCAAACAAATCCGACTCAAACATCGACTGACGGGCAATCATCCAGTTAGTATTGCCGCGCAAAGTGTTGATTTCGCCATTGTGGGCAATGTAGCGGTAGGGGTGCGATCGCTCCCAACTGGGGAAAGTATTCGTACTAAAGCGTGAGTGAACCAGAGCTAGAGCGCTCTCCATATCGGGATCGCGCAGATCGGGGTAATACATTCCCACTTGCGCGGTCATCAACATTCCTTTATAAACAATCGTGCGGCAGGAGAGGCTAGAAGGATACCAGTAAGAATCAATATTTGAGGTGCGAATTGCCGTATGGGCAAGTTTACGCAGCACAAATAGTTTGCGATCGAAGGCGAGGTCATCGGCTAGATCAGGCGATCGCTGGATAAATACTTGCTGCATGAAAGGTTCACTGGATTGGGCGGTAGCCCCCAGTGAGGAATTATCAGTTGGTACGTCGCGCCAACCTAAAACCGTTAAGCCTTCGGCTTCAACTAATTGCGTAAAAGCTTGTCGGCCGTTTCTACGGGTTGCAGGATCGGGAGAAGCATAGACCATCCCTACACCGTACTGTCCTACTTCTGGCAAGGTGATATTTGCGGCGGCGGCTACTTTTACCAAGAATTTATGGGGGATTTGCATCAAAATCCCTGCACCGTCACCTGTATTTGTTTCGCAACCGCACGCGCCGCGATGCTCCAAATTTTCCAGAATTGTTAAACCCTGCTCAACAATCGCATGGGATTTTTTCCCTGACTTATGAACGATAAACCCGACTCCACAAGCATCGTGTTCAAATTGTGGATCGTACAAACCTTGTTTTACTGGCAATGCGTTGCTATTCATCATGGACTGAAAAGGATGGTATTTAAACGTTTATATTAGCTTGGACGTAATTGAGAAGTTACGACGGCTACATTGGATTGTACTAATAAATCTATGTCCTAGGTATGAGGTATTCAGGAATTAATCAAATCAGTTAGTCATAATCACTATTTTTGTTAGATTTGTTACAAAATTTTCGTGATCTGGTAAATGTGTAAGGGTTATAAGATTTTATAAAGAACCGATTATTTAGTGAAGTAGCTTCGCCACACCACTAAATAATCGGTTCTTTGATCTATGTATGCATTTGTAAACGTAAAGTCTTCGTAATGAAACCAATTTGGGTGTTTCCAGCGCCGAAGGTGCTGGAAACACCCAAATTGGTTTTTTGAAAGTCTACCGTTGGTGAGATTTCAAAAAATCGATTTTTATAATGAGAATTGCTGCTTGAAAACCCTTACTAGATTTAGTTTTTAATTCACAAAAGCTTTGCCTTCATTTTGTGATTTGGTATAAAGCCTAAGCATTATTAGCGCGGCATTTCGCCCTGCGCCACTAATGCTTAGGTAGCTCTTGGATGAAATACAGAGTAAATTAGCGTGAGTTCGATATAGCCATTAGCGGCGTGCTTCGCACGCCGCTAATGGCGAAAGATGGTAAGAATCGCTAAGCGATTCTTACCATCTTTCGCTTTCGTCAAACTGACGTTAAATTAGGAGCAGCAAAGATTTTTTGATGTTAATGTCCTAGTTCCATAACATGTTGACCAATCAGTTTACCTTTAATCGTAAGTACTTCTACTTGACAGTTTTACTCTTTTTAATAGAAGTTTATATCGCTATTTTTATCAAAGATCAGTTTATCCGTCCTTTTATTGGAGACGTGTTAGTAGTAATTCTGATTTACTGCTTTGTTAAATCCTTTTGGAAGGTTAGCGCTAAGGTGACCGCAATATCTGTTTTTGGGTTTGCCTGTGCGATCGAAGGATTGCAGTATCTAAATTTTGTCGATCGCCTAGGATTATCACAGAACAAACTTGTAGCAACTATTTTAGGAACAACCTTTGATTGGAAAGATATCTTCGCCTATGCTCTTGGAACTGCGATCATCCTAGTATGGGAAAGCCGCTAAAGGTTTGAGCGCAACATGTCTAGCTATAGCAATGTAAGTTTTGCTTAGGACATAAAACCAAAAAAGATGAGTGGCGGCGCGAAGCGCCGCCACTCATCTTTTTTGGTTTTGATTTGTCCTATCTATCTCTTGCGTTGCTATACTCACTCTGAGAGTGTTTTAAATTTTTTGTCCTTTAGGGACTTACACAAAATAGCTGAACCCAAAAACAAAGTGGCGGGCTAAGCCCGCCACTTTGTTTTTGGGTTTTATAGGGATCATTTTTCCCTTTAAACCGATCGCGTCATTTGCACTCGATAGCGTTCCTTTTTGGTAATCATGATCTCACCAATAGTAACTCTGCCTTTGCCACGAATGGCGATTAGGTCGCCAGTTTTGAGTTGATAGTTAGGCTGAGAAACTGTTTTCCAATTGACGCGCACATCTTCGCCGTTAATCAGATCCACCATTTTGCTACGTGACATCCCAAAACCGAAAGAAGCAATCGCATCTAGTCTTAAGGATGCTTCCGTGGAAGTAAGTTCTTTGGTGACAGG
This genomic stretch from Pseudanabaena galeata CCNP1313 harbors:
- a CDS encoding type II toxin-antitoxin system VapC family toxin, translated to MTVVLDTSFLFALTDLTDRNHDRVLSVVQSINEPLLLPSVVLPEVCYLIASRLGHQAMRKFIANLVVSGVQIESMTAKDLERVNQILEQYADSQLDFVDAVIVAIAERLRITRVLTLDRRDFSIMRPRHCDYFEILP
- the gltB gene encoding glutamate synthase large subunit yields the protein MNSNALPVKQGLYDPQFEHDACGVGFIVHKSGKKSHAIVEQGLTILENLEHRGACGCETNTGDGAGILMQIPHKFLVKVAAAANITLPEVGQYGVGMVYASPDPATRRNGRQAFTQLVEAEGLTVLGWRDVPTDNSSLGATAQSSEPFMQQVFIQRSPDLADDLAFDRKLFVLRKLAHTAIRTSNIDSYWYPSSLSCRTIVYKGMLMTAQVGMYYPDLRDPDMESALALVHSRFSTNTFPSWERSHPYRYIAHNGEINTLRGNTNWMIARQSMFESDLFGDDISKIKPVINIEGSDSTIFDNALELLVLAGRSLPHAVMMMIPEPWTAHESMSDEKKAFYEYHSCLMEPWDGPASIAFTDGTMIGAVLDRNGLRPSRYYVTKDDLVIFASEAGVLDISPEMIESKGRLQPGRMFLVNMEEGRIVADEEIKHQIATEHPYREWINQHMVEIASLKDGVANEPEATALTQKQMAFGYSFEDLRLLLTPMARDGVEAVGAMGADTPLAVLSNRPKLLYDYFQQLFAQVTNPPIDSIREEIITSAETTIGAERNLLKPEPESCHLIELKTPILSDAEFAKLKHINEGGFKSVTLSTLFAPKSGVSGLEAAITEICTKADQAIADGVNILILSDRGVNPDNAPIPALLAVSGLHHHLIRTGTRTRVGLVLESGEPREVHHFALLIGYGCGAINPYLAFETIKDMIDQRLLVNVEFKTACKNFIKSATKGVTKVASKIGISTIQSYRGAQIFEAVGLNQDVIKKYFTWTASRIEGANLEVIAKEAIARHTHAFPDRPASGNTLDVGGDYQWRKDGEAHLFSPETIHALQKAVRDGNYELFKKYSALVNEQNQQHFTLRGLLDFKARESISIDEVEPIESILSRFKTGAMSYGSISQEAHEALAIAMNRIGGKSNTGEGGEDPDRYTWTNEQGDSKNSAIKQVASGRFGVTSLYLSQAKEIQIKMAQGAKPGEGGQLPGKKVYPWIAKVRHSTPGVGLISPPPHHDIYSIEDLAELIHDLKNANRAARISVKLVSEVGVGTIAAGVSKAHADVVLISGYDGGTGASPQTSIKHAGLPWELGLAETHQTLVLNNLRSRIVVETDGQMKTGRDVVIAALLGAEEFGFATAPLVTLGCIMMRVCHLNTCPVGVATQDPQLREKFTGDPAHTVNFMTFIAMEVRELMAKLGFRTLDEMVGRTEVLEAKQAVEHWKAKGLDFSKILYQPEVGEDVGRYCQIPQDHGLDKSLDMTVLLDLCQAAIVDGEPVQETIPIKNINRAVGTILGNEITKRHWEGLPDDTVHLHFQGTAGQSFGAFVPSGVTMELEGDTNDYLGKGLSGGKIILYPHKASTFVAEENVIAGNVALYGATSGEVYIRGIAGERFGVRNSGVNAVVEGIGDHGCEYMTGGKVVVLGLTGRNFAAGMSGGVAYILDESGDFATRCNTSMVGLESLEDPEEIKDLKQLIQQHVDYTESAKGAKVLADWNAIAPKFVKVMPKDYKRVLQAIKEALEDGLSGDDALNAAFEANSRDVARIGGS
- the brnA gene encoding type II toxin-antitoxin system BrnA family antitoxin gives rise to the protein MKRPALETQSVSVNLPQWMIAALDRESVRLDVDRQSVIKFWLAERLE
- a CDS encoding DUF3782 domain-containing protein, whose translation is MSNPTTIDDIYKLFQASQEQYDRRMAESKAEADRSMAELKKTVDRTTKAVEALTTRWGRFVEELVEPAVLRLFQEKGIDVKEVYPRARTKRQGFAMEIDILAVDDTELVLVECKSRLSKDDVDEFVEKLIRFKDSFPHYRNFKAYGAVAGIEINEGIDRYAYRQGLFVIKPSGDGVAIANDDDFKPASW
- a CDS encoding ribosomal maturation YjgA family protein translates to MLTNQFTFNRKYFYLTVLLFLIEVYIAIFIKDQFIRPFIGDVLVVILIYCFVKSFWKVSAKVTAISVFGFACAIEGLQYLNFVDRLGLSQNKLVATILGTTFDWKDIFAYALGTAIILVWESR